The following proteins come from a genomic window of Yinghuangia sp. ASG 101:
- a CDS encoding DedA family protein codes for MVSPPTSDLAVNVLDAGSLLASFGALGIAVVLFAETGLLVGFFLPGDSLLFTAGLLSVSGASDTVHLSLWQVLVASVAGALLGAQVGFVLGRRGGRALLGRYKNPRLHEGVERAEDLLSRYGHAKAIVLARFVPVVRTVLNPLAGVLGVPSRTFAVWQVLGGVVWTVGLVLAGYGLGSSVPNVDRYLLPMVAVVVVVSLIPLVRELRRARRARGAVRAPRVQEGAGERR; via the coding sequence GTGGTTTCACCTCCCACCTCGGATCTGGCGGTCAACGTCCTCGACGCCGGGTCGCTGCTGGCGTCGTTCGGGGCGCTGGGCATCGCCGTCGTCCTGTTCGCCGAGACCGGGCTGCTGGTGGGGTTCTTCCTGCCGGGTGACTCGCTGCTTTTCACCGCGGGCCTGCTGAGCGTGTCGGGAGCCTCGGACACGGTGCATTTGTCGCTGTGGCAGGTGCTGGTCGCGTCGGTCGCCGGGGCGCTGCTCGGGGCGCAGGTCGGCTTCGTGCTCGGACGCCGGGGCGGTCGGGCGCTGCTCGGCCGCTACAAGAACCCGCGCCTGCACGAGGGCGTCGAGCGCGCCGAGGACCTGCTGAGCCGGTACGGGCACGCCAAGGCCATCGTGCTGGCCCGCTTCGTCCCGGTGGTGCGCACGGTGCTCAACCCGCTGGCCGGGGTGCTCGGGGTGCCGTCCCGCACGTTCGCGGTGTGGCAGGTCCTGGGCGGTGTGGTGTGGACGGTCGGGCTGGTGCTGGCCGGGTACGGGCTCGGGTCGTCCGTGCCGAACGTCGACCGCTACCTGCTGCCCATGGTCGCCGTGGTGGTCGTCGTATCGCTGATTCCGCTCGTGCGGGAGTTGCGCCGTGCCCGCCGCGCCCGCGGAGCCGTGCGGGCCCCGCGGGTGCAGGAGGGCGCCGGGGAGCGCCGATGA
- a CDS encoding phosphatase PAP2 family protein, whose protein sequence is MTPGAFSGSSVDGGLYLRVTESARHTPGTVNHLIEAWTAYGLIVFAALMLAAWWTARGRDAAHMAMAVCAPAVVGLVYLLDTALKSVFAESRPCRTLSGSFTLESCPGAGDWSFPSNHAVIAAAAATMIWLVHRALGIVAAVAAVAMAASRVWVGVHYPHDVAAGLLLGFLMAWPLAQAAARAAPWVDRLRASRWRACVAR, encoded by the coding sequence ATGACCCCAGGCGCGTTCTCCGGCTCGTCGGTCGACGGCGGCCTGTACCTCCGCGTCACCGAATCCGCCCGGCACACCCCGGGCACCGTCAACCACCTGATCGAGGCGTGGACGGCGTACGGCCTGATCGTGTTCGCCGCGCTGATGCTCGCGGCGTGGTGGACGGCCCGGGGACGCGATGCCGCGCACATGGCGATGGCCGTGTGCGCGCCCGCGGTCGTGGGGCTGGTCTACCTCCTGGACACCGCGCTGAAGTCGGTGTTCGCCGAGAGCCGCCCGTGCCGGACGCTGTCGGGGTCGTTCACCCTGGAGTCGTGCCCCGGCGCCGGGGACTGGTCCTTCCCCAGCAACCACGCGGTCATCGCCGCCGCGGCGGCGACCATGATCTGGCTGGTGCACCGGGCGCTGGGGATCGTGGCGGCGGTGGCGGCCGTCGCCATGGCCGCGTCGCGGGTCTGGGTCGGCGTGCACTACCCGCACGACGTGGCGGCCGGGCTGCTCCTGGGCTTCCTGATGGCCTGGCCCCTGGCCCAGGCCGCGGCGCGCGCGGCCCCCTGGGTCGACCGCCTGCGGGCCTCACGCTGGCGCGCGTGCGTGGCCCGCTGA
- a CDS encoding response regulator translates to MLDVSVRGYGARRFRDAGSISRFLSGARVPPWQFVVELLDDVARCRGEAEAPEAVAHLRRLHGAAFHHVGAATGSAKVLELQLAEAELDARRSSVDEELLGGALVDRNHRIAELEARLTQLEGTWSGAVRSPQHTVLESEREALAMQVRSLSDELETTRRRGLEAEARCDTLERQLAVLTRPEPDPPPSVDAVPPKILIVDDQPNNLFVLEEVVAAPGHEIVSARSGKEALKALLAHDDFALIILDVQMPEMDGYETAAHIKRRSRTRDIPIIFLTAMAVDAEHSIRGYSAGAVDYIVKPFDLWALRAKIAVFIDLHAERRARGRTA, encoded by the coding sequence GTGCTCGACGTCTCCGTCCGCGGCTACGGCGCGCGGCGCTTCCGCGATGCGGGCAGCATCTCGCGGTTCCTCAGCGGCGCACGGGTCCCGCCGTGGCAGTTCGTCGTCGAACTCCTCGACGACGTCGCCCGGTGCCGCGGGGAAGCGGAGGCTCCGGAGGCCGTCGCGCATCTGCGACGCCTGCACGGAGCGGCGTTTCACCACGTCGGCGCCGCGACCGGGTCCGCGAAGGTGTTGGAACTCCAGCTCGCGGAGGCGGAATTGGACGCCCGGCGCTCGTCCGTGGACGAGGAACTGCTCGGCGGCGCTCTCGTCGACCGCAACCACCGCATCGCCGAGTTGGAGGCGCGTCTGACGCAGCTGGAGGGCACGTGGTCCGGCGCGGTCCGCTCGCCGCAGCACACGGTCCTGGAGTCGGAGCGCGAAGCCCTCGCGATGCAGGTGCGCAGCCTCTCCGACGAACTCGAGACCACCCGGCGCCGCGGCCTGGAGGCCGAGGCGCGGTGCGACACCCTGGAACGGCAACTCGCGGTCCTGACGCGGCCCGAGCCCGACCCGCCGCCCTCGGTGGACGCCGTGCCGCCGAAGATCCTGATCGTCGACGACCAGCCGAACAACCTCTTCGTCCTGGAGGAGGTCGTCGCCGCGCCGGGACACGAGATCGTCTCCGCACGGTCGGGAAAGGAGGCGTTGAAGGCCCTCCTCGCCCACGATGACTTCGCGCTGATCATCCTCGACGTCCAGATGCCGGAAATGGACGGCTACGAAACCGCCGCGCACATCAAGCGGCGGTCACGGACCCGGGACATCCCCATCATCTTCCTGACCGCCATGGCGGTCGACGCCGAACACTCGATCCGCGGCTATTCGGCGGGGGCCGTCGACTACATCGTCAAGCCGTTCGACCTGTGGGCGCTGCGGGCCAAAATCGCCGTGTTCATCGACCTCCACGCGGAACGCCGAGCGCGCGGCCGGACCGCCTGA
- the gntA gene encoding guanitoxin biosynthesis heme-dependent pre-guanitoxin N-hydroxylase GntA gives MTTYDSAAQVEAFLLGDSFPCLAGRSGWRQNGIRHRHYADLGDQASARQLTRDLHDYISQATWSGKPFTSFVATFTGPLDTDEVLFEQLLWRTLQFVHDEDCLDYPWATGYSADPTSSSFAFSVAGHPFFVIGLHENHSRGGRRPPFPMLAFNSHVLFDHLKANGVWPRLQDKIRKQDIALHGSINPNLAELGGPEARRYSGRRNSPDWVCPFVPSTEEQSATPVTAAAAEDAPPSRRHTETPPLLRRTRERAAYPEPAGHH, from the coding sequence ATGACGACTTACGACAGCGCCGCCCAAGTCGAAGCGTTTCTTTTGGGCGATTCTTTCCCGTGTCTCGCGGGTCGTTCGGGGTGGCGGCAGAACGGCATAAGGCACCGGCACTACGCGGACCTCGGCGACCAGGCCTCGGCGCGGCAGCTGACCCGTGATCTGCACGACTACATCTCGCAGGCCACGTGGTCGGGCAAGCCCTTCACCAGCTTCGTCGCCACCTTCACGGGGCCGCTGGACACCGACGAGGTCCTGTTCGAGCAACTGCTGTGGCGAACCCTGCAGTTCGTCCACGACGAGGACTGCCTCGACTACCCCTGGGCAACGGGCTACTCGGCCGACCCCACGTCGTCGTCCTTCGCGTTCAGCGTCGCCGGCCACCCCTTCTTCGTGATCGGTCTGCACGAGAACCACAGCCGAGGCGGCCGGCGCCCGCCGTTCCCGATGCTCGCCTTCAACTCGCACGTGCTGTTCGACCACCTGAAGGCGAACGGGGTGTGGCCGCGGCTGCAGGACAAGATCCGCAAGCAGGACATCGCCCTGCACGGGTCCATCAACCCCAATCTGGCCGAGCTGGGCGGCCCGGAGGCGCGGCGCTACTCCGGGCGACGCAACTCGCCCGACTGGGTCTGTCCCTTCGTCCCGTCCACCGAGGAACAGTCGGCGACCCCCGTCACCGCGGCGGCGGCCGAGGACGCACCGCCGTCCCGTCGGCACACGGAGACGCCTCCGCTGCTGCGCCGGACGCGCGAACGCGCGGCCTACCCCGAACCGGCGGGCCATCACTGA
- the urtE gene encoding urea ABC transporter ATP-binding subunit UrtE — protein sequence MLEVTGLEVAYGRAQVLFGVDLAVPAGSLACVMGRNGVGKTTLLNAVMGVLPARGGRVVFDGRDVTRMPTHRRVRLGMGYVPQGHETFAQLTVADNLRVTWEASGAKDRGAVDEALDLFPRLRPFLKRRAGFLSGGQQQQLAIARALVTRPRMLILDEPTEGIQPSIVTEIEDAIELLHRERGLAVLLVEQYLDFAMRLADRFTVLDAGVVVHEGPGRDLADERVRGLLAV from the coding sequence ATGCTGGAGGTGACCGGCCTCGAAGTGGCGTACGGCCGCGCCCAAGTGCTGTTCGGCGTCGACCTCGCGGTGCCCGCCGGGTCGCTCGCGTGCGTCATGGGCCGCAACGGCGTCGGCAAGACGACCCTGCTCAACGCGGTCATGGGCGTGCTGCCCGCGCGCGGGGGCAGGGTCGTCTTCGACGGCCGCGACGTCACCAGGATGCCGACGCACCGGCGGGTGCGGCTCGGCATGGGCTATGTCCCGCAGGGCCACGAGACGTTCGCGCAGCTGACCGTGGCGGACAACCTCCGCGTGACGTGGGAGGCGAGCGGCGCCAAAGACCGCGGTGCCGTCGACGAAGCGCTCGACCTGTTCCCGCGCCTGCGCCCGTTCCTCAAGCGCCGGGCCGGCTTCCTGTCCGGCGGCCAGCAGCAGCAACTCGCCATCGCGCGGGCGCTGGTCACCCGGCCGCGCATGCTGATCCTCGACGAGCCGACCGAGGGCATCCAGCCCTCGATCGTGACCGAGATCGAGGACGCGATCGAACTGCTGCACCGCGAGCGCGGGCTCGCGGTCCTGCTGGTCGAGCAGTACCTCGACTTCGCCATGCGGCTCGCGGACCGGTTCACGGTGCTGGACGCCGGCGTCGTCGTCCACGAGGGCCCGGGCCGCGACCTCGCGGACGAACGCGTCCGGGGGCTGCTGGCCGTCTGA
- the urtD gene encoding urea ABC transporter ATP-binding protein UrtD — translation MLTIRGLSVVFDGFRALDGIDLTVREGELRFLIGPNGAGKTTLVDVVTGLTRPGGGSVTFAGRELVGRREHQVVRLGVGRTFQTAVVFEELTVEENVDLAATFRMRLPALLRRRKGRSGIVGSVLDRAGLLGLAERPAGVLSHGQRQWLEIAMLLAQEPRLLLLDEPVAGMSREERERTGELLVEIARDRTVIVIEHDMEFVRRYASQVTVLHEGRVLTEGDMAAVQADPRVREVYLGRSRDTRAAEPAPVAAEARAGGAAAMATEEVA, via the coding sequence CTGCTGACGATCCGCGGCCTGTCCGTCGTCTTCGACGGGTTCCGCGCGCTCGACGGCATCGACCTGACCGTGCGCGAGGGCGAACTGCGTTTCCTGATCGGGCCGAACGGCGCCGGCAAGACGACCCTGGTCGACGTCGTCACCGGGCTCACCCGGCCCGGCGGCGGCAGCGTCACGTTCGCCGGGCGGGAGCTGGTGGGCCGCAGGGAGCACCAGGTCGTGCGCCTCGGGGTCGGCCGCACGTTCCAGACCGCCGTCGTGTTCGAGGAACTGACCGTCGAGGAGAACGTCGACCTCGCCGCGACGTTCCGCATGCGGCTGCCCGCGCTGCTGCGGCGCCGCAAGGGCCGCAGCGGGATCGTCGGGTCCGTGCTCGACCGCGCGGGCTTGCTGGGCCTCGCCGAGCGCCCGGCGGGCGTGCTGTCGCACGGGCAGCGCCAGTGGCTGGAGATCGCGATGCTCCTCGCGCAGGAGCCGCGCCTGCTGCTGCTCGACGAGCCGGTGGCCGGCATGTCGCGGGAGGAGCGCGAACGGACCGGTGAGCTGCTGGTGGAGATCGCCCGCGACCGGACCGTCATCGTGATCGAGCACGACATGGAGTTCGTCCGGAGATACGCCTCGCAGGTCACCGTGCTGCACGAGGGCCGGGTGCTCACCGAGGGCGACATGGCCGCGGTCCAGGCGGATCCGCGCGTCCGGGAGGTCTACCTCGGCCGCTCCCGCGACACGCGCGCGGCCGAGCCCGCTCCGGTGGCGGCGGAGGCGCGGGCGGGCGGGGCCGCGGCGATGGCGACGGAGGAGGTGGCGTGA
- the urtC gene encoding urea ABC transporter permease subunit UrtC yields the protein MSTPGLFGRRLAPGRWRGPVAFAAVALLLLAVAPATLSPFRLELLSKYLCFAIAALGIGLAWGKGGMLTLGQGVFFGLGGYAMAMHLKLAEAGPGELPDFMVWSGVDELPLLWEPFRQPWFAILMVVLLPGTVAALLGLLVFGRRVRGAYFAILTQALAAAFVIWLVGQQGLTGGTNGLTNFTSFFGLDLASDADRRVLYFAVAVVLGLLYLGFRQLVASRYGKLLIAVRDGEDRVRFLGYDPAVVKTIAFTLSAISAGIAGALFVPVVGIISPALLGVVPSLELVFAVAVGGRYALAGAVLGAVLLNYAKTTFSEHYADGWLYLQGALFIAVMAFAPKGVIGLAGQLRDFVATRWPRTSSVPGHPAASGTPAAPTPGAPPSTSAEKEVTV from the coding sequence ATGAGCACCCCCGGGCTGTTCGGGCGGCGCCTCGCACCCGGCCGGTGGCGCGGCCCGGTCGCCTTCGCCGCCGTCGCGCTGCTCCTCCTCGCGGTCGCCCCCGCCACGTTGTCCCCGTTCCGCCTCGAACTCCTCAGCAAATACCTGTGCTTCGCGATCGCCGCGCTCGGCATCGGCCTCGCGTGGGGCAAGGGCGGCATGCTGACCCTCGGCCAAGGGGTCTTCTTCGGCCTGGGCGGCTACGCGATGGCGATGCACCTCAAGCTCGCCGAGGCGGGCCCGGGCGAACTGCCCGACTTCATGGTGTGGAGCGGGGTCGACGAACTCCCATTGCTGTGGGAGCCGTTCCGCCAGCCGTGGTTCGCGATCCTGATGGTCGTGCTGCTGCCGGGCACCGTCGCGGCGCTGCTCGGCCTGCTGGTCTTCGGACGTCGCGTGCGCGGCGCCTACTTCGCGATCCTCACGCAGGCCCTCGCCGCCGCGTTCGTCATCTGGCTCGTCGGCCAGCAGGGGCTGACCGGCGGGACCAACGGACTCACCAACTTCACCTCGTTCTTCGGCCTCGACCTCGCGAGCGACGCCGACCGGCGCGTGCTCTACTTCGCGGTCGCCGTCGTGCTCGGGCTGCTGTACCTGGGTTTCCGGCAACTGGTCGCCAGCCGCTACGGCAAGCTCCTGATCGCGGTGCGCGACGGCGAGGACCGCGTACGGTTCCTCGGCTACGATCCCGCGGTCGTCAAGACGATCGCGTTCACCCTGTCGGCGATATCGGCCGGCATCGCGGGCGCGCTGTTCGTCCCGGTCGTCGGGATCATCTCGCCCGCGCTGCTCGGTGTGGTGCCGTCCCTCGAACTCGTCTTCGCGGTCGCGGTCGGCGGACGGTACGCGCTGGCCGGTGCGGTGCTCGGCGCCGTGCTGCTCAACTACGCCAAGACCACGTTCTCCGAGCACTACGCGGACGGGTGGCTCTACCTCCAGGGCGCGCTCTTCATCGCCGTGATGGCCTTCGCGCCCAAGGGCGTGATCGGACTGGCCGGGCAACTCCGCGACTTCGTCGCGACGCGGTGGCCCCGGACGTCGTCCGTCCCCGGGCATCCGGCGGCCTCCGGCACGCCCGCGGCGCCGACGCCGGGAGCGCCGCCGAGTACGTCGGCCGAGAAAGAGGTGACCGTGTGA
- the urtB gene encoding urea ABC transporter permease subunit UrtB codes for MNAFMNQLPIGLSIGAVLLLIALGLTFTFGQMGVINMAHGEFIMAGAYTAYMLQDWAGRQAVLVALPVAFVVAGLMGLILERTLIRRFYGRPLDTLLLTWGVSLVLQQVARDLFGAPNVQVKAPTWLVGGGAWLGIRMPYARMFILALAVLCVVAIWIYLARTKQGRRMQAVMQNRDLAACSGIATSRVDQRTFFIGSGLAGVAGVALTLIGPVGPALGTYYIVDAFLVVVAGGLGRLQGAVIAAFFLGLLNSYVEYWSDASLAKVVVFAVIIGFLQLRPQGLFVLRSRKLT; via the coding sequence CTGAACGCCTTCATGAACCAATTGCCGATCGGTCTTTCCATCGGTGCCGTGCTCCTGCTGATCGCACTCGGCCTGACCTTCACCTTCGGCCAGATGGGCGTCATCAACATGGCGCACGGCGAATTCATCATGGCGGGCGCCTATACCGCCTACATGCTCCAGGACTGGGCGGGACGCCAGGCCGTGCTGGTCGCACTGCCGGTCGCCTTCGTCGTGGCGGGCCTGATGGGACTGATCCTGGAGCGCACGCTCATCCGGCGCTTCTACGGCAGGCCGCTCGACACGCTGCTGCTGACCTGGGGGGTGAGCCTCGTCCTCCAGCAGGTGGCACGCGATCTGTTCGGCGCTCCGAACGTGCAGGTCAAGGCGCCGACGTGGCTGGTGGGCGGCGGCGCATGGCTCGGCATCCGCATGCCGTACGCGCGCATGTTCATCCTCGCCCTCGCCGTGCTGTGCGTGGTCGCGATCTGGATCTACCTGGCCCGCACCAAGCAGGGCCGCCGCATGCAGGCGGTCATGCAGAACCGCGACCTCGCGGCGTGCAGCGGCATCGCGACCTCCCGCGTCGACCAGCGCACCTTCTTCATCGGCTCGGGCCTGGCCGGCGTCGCCGGCGTCGCGCTGACCCTCATCGGCCCCGTCGGTCCCGCACTCGGCACCTACTACATCGTCGACGCGTTCCTCGTCGTCGTCGCGGGCGGCCTCGGCCGCCTCCAGGGCGCGGTCATCGCGGCCTTCTTCCTCGGACTGCTCAACAGCTACGTCGAGTACTGGTCCGACGCCTCACTCGCCAAGGTGGTGGTCTTCGCCGTGATCATCGGATTCCTCCAACTGCGGCCCCAGGGACTGTTCGTCCTCCGATCCCGGAAGCTGACATGA
- the urtA gene encoding urea ABC transporter substrate-binding protein translates to MSFGRRTARLTAASLVSLALALATTACASDKSTSKGAGTGGGASIDTSGSSVKVGVLHSLSGTMAISEVTVKNSVLLAIDEINAKGGVLGKKVEPVVEDGASDWPTFAEKAQKLISNDKVAVTFGGWTSASRKAMLPVFEKNKQLLFYPVQYEGLESSPYIFYTGATTNQQIVPGLDYLKAQGKKKIFLVGSDYVFPRTANKIIKKYAEANGMEVVGEEYTPLGHTEYSTVINKVTEAHPDAVFNTLNGDSNVAFFKQLRSTGVGPDRMPVLSVSVAEEEVRGIGPDYLAGQPVAWNYYQTTEGARNSEFVAAYKAAYGADKVTSDPMEAGYNSVYLWKAAVEKANSFEPEAIKKACDGVAIDAPEGKVTIDGATQHVYKTARIGVVREDGLIQEVWNSGGPVKPDPYLKEYPWATDL, encoded by the coding sequence ATATCCTTCGGCAGACGCACCGCCAGACTGACTGCGGCTTCATTGGTCTCCCTGGCGCTCGCACTCGCCACCACGGCGTGTGCGTCCGACAAGAGCACGTCGAAAGGCGCCGGCACCGGCGGCGGCGCGTCGATCGACACCAGCGGATCATCCGTGAAGGTCGGTGTGCTGCATTCCCTCAGCGGCACGATGGCGATTTCCGAGGTCACCGTCAAGAACTCGGTGCTCCTCGCCATCGACGAGATCAACGCCAAGGGCGGCGTGCTGGGGAAGAAGGTCGAACCGGTCGTCGAGGACGGCGCCTCGGACTGGCCGACCTTCGCCGAGAAGGCCCAGAAGCTCATCTCGAACGACAAGGTCGCGGTCACCTTCGGCGGCTGGACCTCGGCGAGCCGCAAGGCGATGCTGCCGGTCTTCGAGAAGAACAAGCAACTGCTGTTCTACCCCGTGCAGTACGAGGGCCTGGAGTCGTCGCCCTACATCTTCTACACCGGCGCCACGACCAACCAGCAGATCGTGCCGGGGCTCGACTACCTCAAGGCCCAGGGCAAGAAGAAGATCTTCCTGGTCGGCAGCGACTACGTCTTCCCGCGCACCGCCAACAAGATCATCAAGAAGTACGCCGAGGCCAACGGCATGGAGGTCGTCGGCGAGGAGTACACGCCGCTCGGCCACACCGAGTACAGCACCGTCATCAACAAGGTCACCGAGGCCCACCCGGACGCCGTCTTCAACACCCTCAACGGCGACAGCAACGTGGCGTTCTTCAAGCAGCTGCGCAGCACCGGAGTCGGGCCCGACCGGATGCCCGTCCTGTCGGTGAGCGTCGCGGAGGAGGAGGTCCGCGGCATCGGCCCGGACTACCTGGCCGGCCAGCCGGTGGCGTGGAACTACTACCAGACCACCGAGGGCGCCCGGAACAGCGAGTTCGTCGCCGCGTACAAGGCCGCGTACGGCGCGGACAAGGTCACCTCCGACCCGATGGAGGCCGGCTACAACTCGGTCTACCTGTGGAAGGCCGCGGTCGAGAAGGCCAACAGCTTCGAGCCCGAGGCGATCAAGAAGGCCTGCGACGGCGTCGCGATCGACGCGCCGGAGGGCAAGGTCACGATCGACGGCGCGACGCAGCACGTGTACAAGACCGCCCGCATCGGCGTCGTCCGGGAGGACGGCCTGATCCAGGAGGTCTGGAATTCGGGCGGCCCGGTCAAACCCGATCCGTATCTCAAGGAATATCCGTGGGCGACGGATCTGTGA
- the atzF gene encoding allophanate hydrolase, with product MTAVSARGRVEEAFRRIKEVDRPEVWILARDEADVLADADRVDTRIAGGDELPLAGLVFAVKDNVDVAGLPTTAACPGFAYTPARTATAAARLVDAGAVLLGKTNLDQFATGLVGTRSPYGAVRNAPRPDRISGGSSSGSAVAVALGIADLAIGTDTAGSGRVPAALNGIVGIKATRGLVPTTGVVPAARPYDCVTVFAASLALATHAMAVMSGPDAADPLSRAWPSDVRLAAPPEPRVAVPDPGALAPLSDDARAAFSAAVDRLVGAGARVKVVDVAPLLAVATLLYDGALVAERFAAVGDFLATEPAGADPTVAAIIRAAAGLPAHGLAADQRRVDEARATAAALLRDCDALLLPTTVGHPTLAEVAADPVGTNSRMGTYTNFVNLLDMAAVAVPAGTADGSPFGVSVITRAFEDQIGIDLAAVLAAETVERTFPGLGVDLVVFGAHRRGGPLAHQLTDAGARFRGIVRTAPDYRMLDLRTPPPKPGIVAAAPGTGRAIEGERWTLSPAALGVFLTALPAPMTLGKITLDTGEHVTAFHCDVPPGSDVIDVTEHGSWPRYLAARNT from the coding sequence ATGACCGCGGTGTCGGCGCGCGGCCGTGTGGAGGAGGCGTTCCGCAGGATCAAGGAGGTCGACCGGCCGGAGGTGTGGATCCTGGCGCGCGATGAGGCGGACGTGCTCGCGGACGCCGACCGCGTCGACACCCGCATCGCGGGGGGCGACGAACTCCCGCTCGCCGGGCTGGTGTTCGCGGTCAAGGACAACGTCGACGTCGCGGGTCTGCCGACCACCGCGGCGTGCCCCGGGTTCGCGTACACACCCGCGCGCACCGCGACCGCCGCCGCCCGACTCGTCGACGCCGGCGCGGTGTTGCTCGGCAAGACGAACCTCGACCAGTTCGCGACGGGCCTCGTCGGCACCCGCAGCCCGTACGGCGCCGTGCGCAACGCGCCGCGCCCCGACCGGATTTCGGGCGGGTCCAGCTCGGGATCGGCGGTCGCGGTCGCGCTGGGCATCGCCGATCTGGCGATCGGCACCGACACCGCGGGGTCCGGCCGCGTGCCCGCCGCGCTCAACGGCATCGTCGGCATCAAGGCGACGCGCGGCCTCGTGCCCACGACGGGTGTCGTCCCCGCCGCGCGACCGTACGACTGCGTGACCGTTTTCGCCGCCTCCCTCGCCCTGGCGACCCACGCGATGGCCGTCATGAGCGGCCCGGACGCCGCCGACCCGCTCAGCCGCGCGTGGCCGAGCGACGTACGCCTGGCCGCGCCGCCGGAACCGCGCGTCGCCGTCCCGGACCCCGGTGCCCTCGCGCCGCTGTCCGACGACGCGCGCGCGGCGTTCTCCGCCGCCGTCGACCGGCTGGTGGGGGCGGGAGCCCGGGTGAAGGTCGTCGACGTCGCACCGCTCCTGGCCGTCGCCACGCTCCTGTACGACGGCGCGCTGGTCGCCGAACGGTTCGCGGCCGTCGGCGACTTCCTGGCCACCGAGCCCGCGGGCGCCGACCCCACGGTCGCCGCGATCATCCGCGCGGCGGCCGGCCTGCCCGCCCACGGACTCGCCGCCGATCAGCGCCGCGTCGACGAGGCCCGGGCCACCGCCGCGGCGTTGCTGCGGGACTGCGACGCGCTGCTCCTGCCCACGACCGTCGGGCATCCGACCCTCGCGGAGGTGGCGGCCGATCCCGTCGGCACCAACAGCCGCATGGGCACGTACACCAACTTCGTCAACCTCCTCGACATGGCCGCCGTCGCCGTCCCGGCGGGTACCGCCGACGGGAGCCCGTTCGGCGTCAGCGTCATCACCCGGGCGTTCGAGGACCAGATCGGCATCGACCTCGCCGCCGTCCTGGCCGCGGAGACCGTCGAGCGGACGTTCCCCGGACTCGGCGTCGACCTGGTCGTGTTCGGCGCCCACCGGCGCGGCGGGCCTCTGGCCCACCAACTCACCGACGCCGGTGCGCGCTTCCGCGGCATCGTGCGCACCGCGCCCGACTACCGCATGCTCGACCTGCGTACGCCCCCTCCCAAACCGGGCATCGTCGCCGCCGCCCCGGGAACGGGCCGCGCGATCGAAGGCGAGCGGTGGACCCTCTCACCCGCCGCCCTCGGGGTCTTCCTGACCGCTCTCCCCGCGCCGATGACCCTGGGCAAGATCACCCTTGACACCGGCGAGCACGTCACCGCGTTCCACTGCGACGTACCGCCCGGATCCGACGTCATCGACGTGACGGAACACGGGAGTTGGCCGCGTTACCTGGCCGCCCGAAACACCTGA